From Trichomycterus rosablanca isolate fTriRos1 chromosome 18, fTriRos1.hap1, whole genome shotgun sequence, the proteins below share one genomic window:
- the tmem230a gene encoding transmembrane protein 230a, with the protein MMPARSGTSSGTIPNNKVKYSRLADSDEGYIDLQFKRSPPKVPYKAIALATFLFLVGSLLIIIGSLLLAGYIHVANPDRTIPVLIIGVLIFLPGFYHLRIAYYASKGYRGYTYDDIPDFDD; encoded by the exons ATGATGCCTGCCAGAAGTGGCACGTCCAGCGGGACAATCCCAAACAATAAGGTGAAGTACTCCAGACTAGCAGACAGCGATGAAGGGTACATCGATCTGCAG TTTAAGAGAAGTCCACCCAAAGTGCCATACAAAGCCATTGCTCTGGCAACATTCCTCTTTCTGGTCGGGTCTTTACTGATTATTATTGGATCTCTGCTTTTAGCTGGGTACATTCATGTTGCG AATCCAGATCGGACGATTCCAGTGCTTATCATCGGGGTACTTATATTTCTTCCTGGATTTTACCACTTAAGAATTGCCTACTATGCTTCCAAAGGATACCGTGGCTATACCTACGATGATATTCCAGATTTTGATGACTGA